One window from the genome of Pempheris klunzingeri isolate RE-2024b chromosome 7, fPemKlu1.hap1, whole genome shotgun sequence encodes:
- the LOC139203420 gene encoding adenosine receptor A3-like: protein MSNSSHVWSLVLPPTSFGNVLMVLFNIFLAAAIIFLNVSVSLSILLNKAMRSENRFMYMLSTCLSDICSGVSYYYVGVLDVKDNFDSPLRTFYIAPTFLGLSYMAILAAQADRYHAVASPFRYSQRMTRNRTLLIIFVYWLYAFLIVALQNLVTIGVAKKITSIGSFLANIFTVIIMIGLNIKLFIIARFQLEKEPPSEERDSKRASVYLVLVVAAFFLGTWLPIFCHIIICHFTDATCYMFKNEGTDPMRILPRVNAALTPTLYIRGCAALRATLLTKVWRPCCRRRRHPARLGSIDVQSPGRNLKVGWVSK, encoded by the exons ATGAGTAACAGCAGCCACGTTTGGTCTCTTGTTCTGCCCCCCACGAGCTTTGGCAATGTGTTGATGgttcttttcaacattttcctAGCTGCGGCAATCATTTTCCTCAACGTGTCCGTGTCTCTGTCCATACTGCTGAACAAGGCGATGCGCAGCGAGAACCGCTTCATGTACATGCTAAGCACCTGCCTCAGTGACATCTGCTCCGGCGTGTCATATTATTATGTTGGCGTGCTCGATGTAAAGGATAACTTCGACTCCCCTTTGAGAACCTTTTACATCGCTCCCACATTTCTAGGGCTGTCTTACATGGCCATCCTGGCCGCGCAGGCAGACAGGTACCACGCTGTGGCGTCACCTTTCAGATACTCCCAGCGCATGACCCGAAACAGGACCCTGCTGATCATCTTTGTCTACTGGCTCTATGCGTTCCTGATCGTGGCTCTGCAAAACCTGGTCACAATCGGGGTCGCCAAAAAGATCACGAGCATCGGTTCGTTTTTGGCGAACATATTCACAGTGATTATAATGATAGGGCTGAATATTAAACTGTTCATCATAGCCAGGTTCCAGCTGGAGAAGGAGCCACCCTCcgaggagagagacagcaagCGCGCGTCGGTGTATCTCGTTTTAGTGGTGGCTGCGTTTTTCTTAGGGACGTGGCTCCCTATATTTTGTCATATTATAATCTGTCATTTCACTGACGCGACCTGTTATATGTTTAAGAATGAGGGCACTGACCCCATGCGCATTTTGCCCCGAGTTAACGCTGCCCTGACCCCCACCCTGTACATCAGAGGGTGCGCTGCGCTCAGAGCCACGCTGCTCACCAAAGTGTGGAGAccctgctgcaggaggag GCGACATCCCGCACGACTTGGCTCAATAGATGTCCAGTCCCCGGGGCGCAATTTAAAAGTTGGATGGGTGTCAAAGTAA
- the LOC139203595 gene encoding adenosine receptor A3-like → MSNSSHVWSLVLPPTSFGNVLMVLFNIFLAAAIIFLNVSVSLSILLNKAMRSENRFMYMLSTCLSDICSGVSYYYVGVLDVKDNFDSPLRTFYIAPTFLGLSYMAILAAQCNRYHAVASPFRYSQRMTRNRTLLIIFVYWLYAFLIVALQNLVTIGVAKKITSIGSFLANIFTVIIMIGLNIKLFIIARFQLEKEPPSEERDSKRASVYLVLVVAAFFLGTWLPIFCHIIICHFTDATCYMFKNEGTDPMRILPRVNAALTPTLYIRGCAALRATLLTKVWRPCCRRR, encoded by the exons ATGAGTAACAGCAGCCACGTTTGGTCTCTTGTTCTGCCCCCCACGAGCTTTGGCAATGTGTTGATGgttcttttcaacattttcctAGCTGCGGCAATCATTTTCCTCAACGTGTCCGTGTCTCTGTCCATACTGCTGAACAAGGCGATGCGCAGCGAGAACCGCTTCATGTACATGCTAAGCACCTGCCTCAGTGACATCTGCTCCGGCGTGTCATATTATTATGTTGGCGTGCTCGATGTAAAGGATAACTTCGACTCCCCTTTGAGAACCTTTTACATCGCTCCCACATTTCTAGGGCTGTCTTACATGGCCATCCTGGCCGCGCAgtgta acaggtacCACGCTGTGGCGTCACCTTTCAGATACTCCCAGCGCATGACCCGAAACAGGACCCTGCTGATCATCTTTGTCTACTGGCTCTATGCGTTCCTGATCGTGGCTCTGCAAAACCTGGTCACAATCGGGGTCGCCAAAAAGATCACGAGCATCGGTTCGTTTTTGGCGAACATATTCACAGTGATTATAATGATAGGGCTGAATATTAAACTGTTCATCATAGCCAGGTTCCAGCTGGAGAAGGAGCCACCCTCcgaggagagagacagcaagCGCGCGTCGGTGTATCTCGTTTTAGTGGTGGCTGCGTTTTTCTTAGGGACGTGGCTCCCTATATTTTGTCATATTATAATCTGTCATTTCACTGACGCGACCTGTTATATGTTTAAGAATGAGGGCACTGACCCCATGCGCATTTTGCCCCGAGTTAACGCTGCCCTGACCCCCACCCTGTACATCAGAGGGTGCGCTGCGCTCAGAGCCACGCTGCTCACCAAAGTGTGGAGAccctgctgcaggaggaggtaA